Proteins found in one Mytilus edulis chromosome 2, xbMytEdul2.2, whole genome shotgun sequence genomic segment:
- the LOC139511228 gene encoding nose resistant to fluoxetine protein 6-like produces the protein MKSARLCFTFIIMISCVLANDNENTYHQMRLNLVRPNDFNRKLNYSLDDLLKISKYADIENILGNVEDEDNTVYDDSFDVPLNVTASPRVFSVSPVCLNHTKAIYTGLEGGEQWALKMVDAAGKPEAGLMSMKLKWRGDYDECVGVRAVSQYKFNGKYCSVSVGYGKLPINPITQLPAGIDIGMCLPESCSDTDTKNLLNQTLQRVSNKTVYVIYATCVETLDSYDMRAKIVLAVIGVFIVTMAIATVYDLIIVQRPQSSKKQPMEIFKNGGTQQNGKSNGVFVIDDHKSPDVNIIKSGGTEKPSSKYEEKFKPSENSIVEGKEKYTPGILGQLLLSFSVYTNGAKILNTHQGAGTLAAVNGIRFISMTWVILGHSIGFGAPNMSNLATFFPKMISRRSFMGILNAEVSVDTFFSLSGCLLTYLVLKQLKKQKGKLNWFMFYFHRFWRLTPPYMLVMMVYIALFPYLGSGPIWKKNGLENNYCEDTWWYNLLYIQNFRPITDQCFAWAWYLANDMQFYVISPILLLPLYFNKVAGTIVTAMFLGGTTIATGIISTHYDLGLSTFDKNAMDYFNNYYIKPYTRMGPYLVGIYTGYILYKIKCTFKINKFVNLLLWGVFTAVASSVLYGVYDHYNGKPFSTEVASLYNAVHKTAWGAAVCWVIFACATGNGGFINTILSWKGFVPLSRLTYSAYLIHPVIIQYYVYTRKQMVYVDDHQMIYDFLGNLGLSYAAALIVSLAFESPMMGLEKVIFKRGQKK, from the exons atgaaAAGTGCTCGGCTATGCTTTACATTTATAATTATGATTAGCTGTGTTTTGGCTAATGATAATGAAAACACATATCATCAAATGCGATTGAATCTTGTAAGACCAAATGATTTCAATCGTAAATTAAATTATTCTCTTGACGATTTATTAAAAATTAGCAAATATGCAGACATCGAGAATATATTAGGGAATGTTGAAGATGAGGATAATACTGTATACGACGACAGCTTTGATGTTCCTTTAAATGTGACAGCAAGTCCACGAGTCTTCAGTGTATCTCCAGTTTGTCTGAATCATACTAAAGCCATATATACCGGTTTGGAAGGAGGAGAACAATGGGCTTTAAAAA tggttgatgCAGCAGGTAAACCGGAGGCTGGATTAATGAGCATGAAATTGAAATGGCGCGGGGACTATGACGAATGTGTCGGCGTCCGCGCTGTCAGTCAATACAAGTTCAACGGCAAATACTGTTCAGTGTCGGTTGGTTATGGAAAACTACCAATTAACCCG ATAACTCAACTGCCTGCTGGAATTGATATAGGGATGTGTCTTCCAGAAAGTTGTAGCGATACAGATACAAAAAACCTATTAAATCAAA CGCTACAAAGAGTTTCAAACAAAACTGTGTATGTTATATATGCTACCTGTGTGGAAACATTAGATTCCTATGATATGAGAGCCAAGATTGTTCT TGCTGTCATAGGAGTATTTATTGTCACCATGGCAATTGCAACTGTTTATGACTTGATTATTGTGCAAAGACCACAATCTAGCAAAAAACAGCCCATGGAAATCTTCAAAAATGGAGGAACACAACAAAATGGAAAATCAAATGGAGTATTTGTGATTGATGATCACAAGAGCCCTGACGTTAATATCATCAAAAGTGGGGGTACTGAAAAGCCTTCATCTAAGTACGAAGAAAAGTTTAAGCCATCAGAAAATAGCATTGTTGAaggaaaagaaaaatatacacCCG GTATCCTTGGTCAACTCTTACTTTCTTTCTCTGTTTATACAAATGGAGCAAAGATCCTAAATACACATCAAGGCGCTGGAACATTGGCAGCAGTTAATGGTATTCGCTTTATCAGTATGACTTGGGTAATTCTCGGACATTCAATTGGATTCGGTGCTCCTAATATGT CAAACCTAGCTACTTTCTTTCCAAAGATGATAAGTAGGAGATCATTTATGGGTATTTTAAATGCTGAGGTGTCTGTGGATACATTCTTCTCATTAAG TGGATGTTTATTAACTTACCTCGTATTAAAACAATTGAAGAAACAAAAGGGAAAACTGAACTGgtttatgttctattttcataGATTTTGGAG GCTAACACCACCATATATGCTGGTTATGATGGTCTATATAGCTTTGTTTCCGTACCTTGGAAGTGGTCCTATATGGAAAAAGAATGGATTAGAAAATAATTACTGTGAGGATACATGGTGGTACAATCTACTCTATATACAAAATTTCCGGCCTATAACGGACCAG tgcTTTGCTTGGGCCTGGTATTTAGCCAATGACATGCAGTTTTATGTCATCAGTCCTATTCTTCTTCTTCCGCTTTATTT TAACAAAGTAGCAGGTACTATTGTAACAGCCATGTTCCTAGGAGGTACAACGATAGCTACAGGAATTATTTCTACACACTATGACCTTGGATTATCTACTTTTGA CAAGAATGCAATGGACTACTTTAACAACTACTATATTAAACCATATACTAGGATGGGTCCATACCTGGTCGGAATATACACTGGTTATATCTTGTATAAAATTAAGTGTACATTCAAAATTAATAAG TTTGTTAACCTACTTTTGTGGGGAGTGTTCACTGCAGTGGCCTCTTCAGTATTGTATGGAGTATACGACCACTACAATGGAAAACCATTTTCAACAGAGGTGGCTTCTTTATATAATGCTGTACATAAAACTGCTTGGGGTGCCGCTGTTTGTTGGGTTATATTTGCCTGTGCTACTGGAAACGGAG GATTTATCAACACAATTTTGTCCTGGAAAGGATTTGTACCATTGAGTAGACTGACTTACTCTGCATACCTGATCCATCCAGTTATAATACAATACTATGTGTATACACGGAAACAAATGGTATATGTGGATGATCATCAAATG ATTTATGACTTCCTAGGAAACCTTGGACTTTCATATGCTGCTGCTTTAATAGTATCGCTTGCATTTGAATCACCAATGATGGGACTGGAGAAAGTTATCTTCAAGAGAGGCCAGAAGAAATGA